In Erigeron canadensis isolate Cc75 chromosome 7, C_canadensis_v1, whole genome shotgun sequence, one DNA window encodes the following:
- the LOC122607437 gene encoding bet1-like protein At4g14600 — MASSSNRGGRYYGAAPYRSSEGLSTRQGTGSDEIQLRIDPMHADLDDEISGLRKQVRQLKNVASEIESEAKFQNEFINQLQMTLIKAQAGVKNNMRKLNKSIILSGSSHVLHVVLFALFCLFLVYIWSKFSRR; from the exons atggcGTCCAGTTCTAATAGAGGTGGTCGCTACTATGGTGCTGCTCCATATAGATCGAG TGAAGGGCTTAGCACCAGACAAGGGACTGGTTCTGATGAAATTCAACTGCGCATTGATCCAATGCATGCTGATCTAGATGATGAGATCAGTGGCCTCCGAAAGCAAGTTAGGCAGTTAAAGAAT GTAGCCTCAGAGATCGAGTCAGAGGCCAAATTTCAGAATGAGTTTATTAACCAGCTG CAAATGACCCTTATCAAAGCACAAGCAGGAGTGAAGAACAACATGAGGAAATTAAACAAGAGCATCATCCTGTCTGGTTCAAGCCATGTTTTGCATGTCGTCCTCTTTGCCCTTTTTTGCCTCTTTCTTGTCTATATCTGGTCCAAGTTTTCACGAAGATGA
- the LOC122607664 gene encoding esterase OVCA2-like, translating to MFIHLSMNHLHKFPISNVTPFLFPKNRILVRNLSITNEQETVLDHHRKPRILFLHGFRTSGHIFKTQLNKWPESVLDKMDLFFPDAPFPCTGKSQVERIFDPPYYEWYRSNKDFTEYENFEECLEFIEECMIKYAPIDGLAGFSQGAMLAAALPGLQTKGIALTRVPKIEFLMIISGGKFKNKSWAEKAFSLPIQCPSLHFIGDADFLKSYGIELLKSAEDYVVIRHPRGHTIPKLGGEGLETMLKFIDRIQKIVSKKEAK from the exons ATGTTCATACATCTCAGTATGAATCACCTACACAAATTCCCAATCTCAAACGTTACCCCCTTCTTGTTTCCCAAGAATCGAATCCTCGTACGTAATCTCTCTATAACAAATGAACAAGAGACCGTATTAGATCATCATCGAAAACCAAGGATTCTATTTCTCCATGGTTTCCGAACAAGTGGTCATATATTTAAAACACAACTTAACAAATGGCCCGAATCGGTTCTGGACAAAATGGACTTGTTTTTTCCCGATGCTCCATTTCCTTGTACTGGAAAATCTCAAGTTGAACGCATCTTTGATCCACCTTATTATGAGTGGTATCGGTCTAATAAG GATTTTACGGAATATGAGAATTTCGAAGAGTGTCTTGAATTTATCGAAGAATGTATGATTAAATATGCACCTATTGATGGTTTGGCTGGCTTCTCACAG GGTGCAATGTTGGCAGCGGCTTTGCCAGGACTGCAAACCAAG GGAATAGCACTGACGAGGGTGCCAAAGATtgaatttttaatgataatatcaggtggaaagtttaaaaacaaatcaTGGGCAGAGAAGGCATTTTCTCTTCCTATACAATGTCCATCTCTCCATTTTATAG GGGATGCTGATTTCTTGAAATCATATGGGATTGAACTCTTGAAATCAGCTGAAGATTATGTTGTTATTCGCCATCCTAGAGGCCACACGATTCCGAAATTAG GTGGAGAAGGCTTGGAAACGATGTTGAAATTCATTGATAGGATTCAAAAGATTGTTTCCAAAAAGGAAGCCAaatga
- the LOC122609127 gene encoding uncharacterized protein LOC122609127, which yields MRFNDKSLNEFLTCKVGNGKRIRFWKDLWFGEKQLMYRWPALFAGDRDKNATVADKIKQVEGRVILDERWVIRADTVAAVSEIAVVKKSFRKEVNMQQIQQMKWVSWVPIKVNILLWRIEMDRVATRLALVKRNIQIQDTSCPLCNVDAETSSHLFVNCGFSYGVWSDIWAWCKLYPVGFNSIKEILTWMESIQMSVWGKKLIRGMVMITCWSLWKERNNKVFHDSTPKVIEVVANVKSLSFLWFKYRSSRSDIEWNEWVKYPLYIL from the exons ATGCGTTTTAATGATAAATCGTTAAATGAGTTTTTGACTTGTAAGGTTGGGAATGGAAAGCGCATACGATTCTGGAAAGATTTATGGTTTGGTGAAAAACAGTTGATGTATAGATGGCCAGCTCTGTTTGCAGGTGATAGAGATAAAAATGCGACTGTGGCAGATAAAATTAAACAGGTGGAAGGAAGGGTGATCTTGGACGAGCGATGGGTTATAAGAGCTGACACTGTTGCGGCTGTTTCAGAG ATAGCTGTAGTCAAAAAAAGTTTTCGAAAGGAGGTTAATATGCAGCAGATTCAGCAGATGAAATGGGTCAGTTGGGTTCCGATTAAAGTGAACATCTTGTTATGGCGCATTGAAATGGACAGAGTGGCGACCCGTTTGGCTTTGGTGAAGAGAAATATACAGATCCAGGATACATCGTGCCCACTGTGCAATGTAGACGCAGAAACGTCTTCACACTTATTTGTTAACTGTGGGTTTTCTTATGGTGTGTGGAGTGATATTTGGGCTTGGTGCAAATTGTACCCAGTTGGTTTTAACTCGATCAAAGAGATCCTAACATGGATGGAATCGATTCAAATGTCAGTTTGGGGGAAGAAACTTATTCGTGGGATGGTGATGATTACTTGCTGGAGCTTATGGAAAGAACGGAACAACAAAGTTTTCCATGATTCTACTCCTAAGGTGATTGAGGTGGTTGCGAATGTTAAATCTTTGTCTTTTCTATGGTTTAAATATAGATCGAGTAGGTCCGATATTGAGTGGAATGAGTGGGTGAAATACCCGCTGTATATATTGTAA
- the LOC122609218 gene encoding serine/threonine-protein kinase PEPKR2-like, with protein sequence MRKKRKGSDLLLGTDNKDNKEKEIVESTGDSESLLSKNIKCHYSLEDYVRLKKRCCKENEVVCGDSSDDDGNGSFKNRRVAATAPVRATSSLVSSGRGIKRKIGCIDVATQMGRKSKIVEDYVKGDSIGKGKFGSVWLCRCRATGVEYACKTLVKGEETVHREVEIMQHLSGHPGVVTLKAVYEDQESFHLVMELCSGGRLIDQMSKEGRYSEQRAANIFKELMMVIKYCHDMGVVHRDVKPENILLTSSGKIKLADFGLAVRITKGQSLAGLAGSPAYVSPEVITGNYTEKADVWSAGILLHALLVGNLPFQGDSLEDVFEAIKTVKLDFHTGVWESVSKPARDLLERILTRNASSRITAEEVLSHPWIIFYTERNLKSLSFKSKSKHQAGPSSQTAATTSVLELTKRLTINGSVIKYSSPVLTSRSLSHDNSEEYDDSGLVDALAVAISNVRISEPKRSRLCVSTSPIREQCSSNVTSNNLCKAC encoded by the exons atgaggaagaaaagaaaaggcaGTGATTTATTATTAGGCACTGATAATAAGGATAATAAGGAAAAGGAAATTGTGGAATCTACGGGTGATTCGGAGTCGTTATTATCGAAAAATATTAAGTGTCATTACTCTTTAGAAGATTACGTTAGGTTAAAAAAGAGATGTTGCAAAGAAAATGAGGTAGTTTGTGGTGATAGTAGTGATGATGATGGTAACGGATCGTTTAAGAATAGGCGTGTTGCGGCGACTGCGCCTGTGCGTGCGACGTCGTCGTTGGTTTCGTCGGGTAGAGGGATTAAGAGGAAGATCGGGTGTATAGATGTAGCGACGCAAATGGGTAGGAAGAGTAAGATAGTTGAGGATTATGTGAAGGGTGATAGTATAGGGAAAGGGAAGTTTGGGTCGGTTTGGTTGTGTAGGTGTAGGGCTACGGGAGTTGAGTATGCGTGTAAGACGTTGGTGAAAGGGGAAGAGACGGTGCATAGGGAGGTTGAGATTATGCAACATTTGTCGGGGCATCCTGGTGTTGTGACGTTGAAGGCGGTTTATGAGGATCAGGAGAGTTTTCATTTGGTTATGGAGTTGTGTTCGGGTGGAAGGTTGATTGATCAGATGAGTAAAGAAGGGAGGTATTCTGAGCAGCGGGCGGCGAATATATTTAAAGAGTTGATGATGGTGATTAAGTATTGTCATGATATGGGAGTTGTGCATCGGGATGTTAAGCCCGAGAATATTCTTTTGACGAGTTCGGGAAAAATAAAGCTTGCAGATTTTGGCTTGGCAGTGAGGATCACTAAGG GTCAGAGCTTAGCTGGTTTGGCTGGAAGTCCAGCTTATGTTTCTCCAGAAGTTATAACAGGGAATTATACGGAGAAAGCGGACGTATGGAGTGCTGGTATTCTTTTACATGCTCTATTGGTTGGTAATTTGCCATTTCAAGGAGACTCATTGGAGGATGTTTTTGAGGCGATCAAGACTGTGAAACTTGATTTCCACACGGGAGTATGGGAATCTGTTTCCAAACCTGCACGTGATTTGCTCGAGCGTATTCTCACAAGGAATGCCAGTTCTAGAATAACGGCTGAGGAAGTATTGA GTCATCCATGGATTATATTCTACACAGAACGCAACTTAAAATCTCTATCGTTCAAGTCAAAGTCAAAACATCAAGCTGGACCATCTTCACAAACAGCAGCAACGACATCTGTACTTGAGTTAACTAAAAGGTTGACCATTAACGGTTCTGTAATCAAATATTCATCTCCAGTTTTAACATCTCGAAGTCTAAGCCATGATAACTCAGAAGAATATGATGATTCTGGTTTGGTTGATGCACTTGCTGTTGCTATCTCCAATGTGAGAATTTCTGAACCTAAAAGGAGCCGGTTATGTGTATCCACAAGTCCAATCAGAGAGCAATGTTCTTCTAATGTTACGTCTAATAACCTTTGCAAAGCATGCTGA
- the LOC122607902 gene encoding uncharacterized hydrolase C22A12.06c-like, producing the protein MLEKVVATDGSDIMLNARKPRIMCLHGFRTSGEIFKTQLKKWPESVLDKIDFVFPDGPFPCNGKSDVEGIFDPPYYEWFQFNKDFTDYENLDKCLEYIEECMIKHAPIDGLAGFSQGAVLAAALPGLQAKGIALTRVPKIEFLMIISGAKFKNESWAEKAYSLPIQCPSLHFLGDADFLKPHGTELLKSVEDYAVIRHPKGHTIPRLDEEGLETMLKFIDRIQKIVSNKEDVITV; encoded by the exons ATGCTCGAAAAGGTTGTTGCGACCGATGGCTCTGATATCATGTTAAATGCCCGGAAACCAAGGATCATGTGTCTGCATGGTTTCCGGACAAGTGgtgaaatatttaaaacacAACTAAAAAAATGGCCCGAATCGGTTCTTGATAAAATTGATTTCGTTTTTCCCGATGGCCCGTTTCCTTGTAATGGCAAATCTGACGTTGAAGGCATCTTTGACCCGCCTTATTATGAATGGTTTCAATTTAACAAG GATTTTACGGATTATGAGAATTTGGATAAAtgtcttgaatatattgaagaATGTATGATCAAACATGCACCAATTGATGGTTTGGCTGGCTTCTCACAG GGTGCAGTATTGGCAGCTGCTTTGCCAGGGCTGCAAGCTAAG GGAATAGCACTGACGAGGGTACCAAAGATtgaatttttaatgataatatcaggggcaaagtttaaaaatgaatCGTGGGCTGAGAAAGCATATTCTCTTCCAATACAATGTCCATCTCTTCATTTTTTAG GGGACGCCGATTTCTTGAAACCACATGGGACCGAACTCTTGAAATCCGTTGAAGATTATGCAGTAATTCGTCATCCTAAAGGCCACACGATTCCAAGATTAG ATGAAGAAGGCTTGGAAACAATGTTGAAGTTCATTGATAGGATTCAAAAGATTGTTTCCAACAAAGAAGATGTGATCACAGTTTAA